The Amyelois transitella isolate CPQ chromosome Z, ilAmyTran1.1, whole genome shotgun sequence genome contains a region encoding:
- the LOC106130541 gene encoding galactose mutarotase, translated as MSEDGDKASGDSHKSVEQKLEPLVPKIPDVELIVDGFGFMPKGGISGKGRSGSIFHRPSAAKEPSVTEEEGKSPCASSTNIDIVRRYTWKTKNRMTVQVITYGATITSIQVPDRKGVPDDVLAGFDTLEEYFQPRNPYFGGTIGRYANVIQDGTMVVRPSGRTYMLSTNKGQNHYHGGYIGFDKVNWRAYVDGYKVIMSHVSERFSEGYPGTVMAQVTFEVTCDNTLKVTMKCTTSEPTAINLSQSPYFNLAGHHAGPEPMLDHIFSINADKFTVADEEGLVTGEKRIVGGTAYDFRVPRVLRTMLPKIPLGGYDVNFCITQGTEQELTFQARALHPMSGRVLELYSNQPGMQFYTGNLLPDPDKIVEPEPEGEEEQEDEGSESSRSSVMGENGGEEEEENEGKPRYGYVPLLGKSGTIYRKHGLFCLMPQNYPDAINHRNFPCAVLNPGEVYVHSIQYKFGILLGKYI; from the exons ATGTCTGAAGACGGCGATAAGGCTAGTGGTGACTCCCACAAATCAGTAGAGCAGAAATTGGAACCTCTAGTACCTAAG ATCCCTGATGTGGAACTCATAGTGGATGGCTTCGGGTTCATGCCGAAGGGTGGCATATCAGGAAAGGGGAGATCTGGAAGCATCTTCCATAGGCCTTCAGCTGCTAAAGAGCCATCGGTGACAGAGGAAGAAGGAAAGAGCCCTTGTGCTTCCAGCACGAATATAGACATCGTCAGGCGGTATACGTGGAAAACCAAAAACAGAATGACTGTACAG GTTATAACGTATGGTGCTACAATAACGTCTATCCAAGTGCCTGACAGGAAGGGAGTGCCTGATGATGTCCTGGCTGGCTTCGATACTCTTGAAG AATACTTTCAGCCCAGGAACCCCTACTTCGGAGGCACCATCGGTCGCTACGCCAACGTTATCCAGGACGGGACCATGGTAGTGCGGCCCTCTGGAAGAACCTACATGCTCTCCACAAATAAGGGGCAGAACCACTACCACGGCGGTTACATTGGTTTTGATAAG GTGAACTGGCGAGCCTACGTCGACGGCTACAAAGTCATCATGAGCCATGTGTCAGAACGGTTCTCCGAAGGTTACCCGGGGACAGTGATGGCCCAGGTGACTTTCGAAGTGACGTGTGACAATACGCTCAAGGTGACCATGAAGTGTACCACCAGTGAACCGACCGCCATCAACCTGAGCCAGTCGCCGTACTTCAATCTTGCTGGacat CACGCTGGTCCGGAGCCAATGCTGGACCACATATTCAGTATCAACGCCGACAAGTTTACTGTGGCTGACGAAGAAGGACTCGTTACAG GCGAAAAGCGTATCGTGGGTGGAACGGCATACGACTTTAGAGTGCCGAGAGTCCTCCGAACCATGTTGCCGAAGATACCACTGGGAGGATATGACGTCAACTTCTGCATAACCCAGGGCACCGAGCAAGAGTTGACGTTCCAAGCCAG AGCCCTGCACCCGATGTCCGGACGAGTGTTGGAATTGTATAGCAACCAACCTGGCATGCAGTTCTATACTGGGAATCTTCTGCCTGATCCGGACAAAATTGTCGAG CCTGAGCCTGAAGGGGAAGAAGAGCAGGAAGATGAAGGAAGCGAGTCGAGTAGGTCAAGTGTGATGGGCGAGAATGGTGGCGAGGAAGAAGAGGAAAATGAG GGTAAACCAAGATATGGCTACGTGCCCTTGTTGGGCAAATCCGGAACGATCTACAGAAAGCATGGCCTCTTCTGCCTCATGCCGCAGAATTACCCCGATGCCATCAACCAT cGGAACTTCCCATGCGCCGTGCTGAATCCAGGAGAAGTGTACGTCCACAGTATACAATACAAGTTTGGAATACTTTTgggaaaatacatataa